GCAGAGAAGAAAATGGGAAAATATTTGTGACTATTAAGTTTTATTAATATTCTTTGTATATCCATGGTTGATATATCTCTGTTTGAAATGTACTCAGTTATGGTTACAAATTGTCAACAACAAAATGTGAAATATACATGATATACATATTCTAAGGCAGTCGCAAAAGCATTATTAAACTTGAAACAAGCACATAAACTCTATTTAAAATACAAAATGTTATATCATCCCAAAGACACCTACGGTACCACTGCATATACTATATAGTATATATAACCCAAGTTATTTGTAAATGCAGACAAATAGAAATCATAGTAATGAGAATCATACGTTGGTTTTCTAGTATTCTGATCATATAATACTAGCCAGTTGTATCTATCCTAGCCAGTTGATTAAATTTGTCTTAACTTGATTTCTATATGTAGCTGAGCTGAGCGGAGCTTTGGTTGGTGTGGGTGGTGATGGTGTATAGGCGAGTGTAAACACTATCCTAAATATATGAATATAAGCTATAATACGGACATCGTCCTTTTAAGTTCTCAAACACAAACCTAAACTCAACAGGTTAAACACTAACCTAAACACACACAATCAACGTTTGTAAATGGATCTAATCTTGAAAAAAAAAGAGCATCTTAAACAAACAAATAAATATCAACTATGGAGGGAGGAGGATCGAATGCCACAAAAGCACACAGCAACATTAGAGGCAAACAAGGACATGAAAACTGATTTAACAAAAGCACATAAAAACATCAAACCTCTAGTGTAAAGAACAAGTCAGAACGCAAGTATGCATATCAGACATCATAACTCACAACACAGAACAACTAAATGATAACTCGCCATACAGATAAAAGGTTCAACTAAAAACGAAGACCTTCTTTCAACAAGTACAAGACAACGAATAATCAAATATCTAACAACACTGGTCTTGACATAAAAAAAGTACGATAGACAGAAGTCAAAGAACTCATACACAACTCAGATTATCATATGATCAGATTATAAGAAATCAAACTTAGAATTGGACCAACGAAATTAGGTTTATAGATGATATAATTAAATACCAAAGCTTTCAAAATATAAGAAGGGAGCTTTCAATCTCAACGAGATACATCGATTCGAAACATATCAATAGCACTACATACAAACCGTGAAATTGCAATACTGAAAAAAAAAACAAGAAAGGAACTCTAATTCAACTCATTAGTCTAGGAGCTGGTGAACTTCGTGACAGCCTTTGTACCTTCCGAGACAGCGTGTTTCGCCAACTCTCCGGGAAGCACGAGCCTCACCGCGGTCTGAATCTCCCTAGAAGTGATGGTGGGCTTCTTGTTGTACCTCGCGAGCTTCGAGGCCTCGCCAGCGAGCTTCTCGAAGATATCGTTGATGAAGCTGTTCATGATCCCCATGGCCTTGCTCGAGATTCCGATGTCCGGGTGGACCTGCTTCAGCACCTTGAAGATGTAGATCTTGTACGTCTCCACGCTCTTCTTCTTCATCTTCTTCTTCTTGTCTCCGCCTGCGCCTGCTCCGGCCTCCTTCGGGAGCTTCTTCCCGGCCTTTGGTTTCTTCTCCGCCGGAGCCTTCTCCGCTTTCGATTTCTCCTCCGCGGGCTTCTTCTCTGCCTTGGGCGCCATTGATGATTGCAAGTTACGAATCTGAGATCGGTTTGGTTTTTTTTTTTGCTTGGTCTCTACAATGACTTGAGAGATTCCTTTTTATATAGATCGTACGGATTGATGTGATTGGATGAAATAGTTTGACGCGGATCGATGTTTTTAACCGTTGGATCTTCTTTTTTAAATAGAAAGAGATCTACGGTTTAAAAGGAGTCTTTAAAAGAAGGAAAGCTCTCACACGTGATATACCACTTGGTGGCGGGGACTGTTCACGTGTCGAGTTTGGCGCATTTTCTGCTCCTCGTGAATTTTTCCTTTCCCGCCCCCTCCCGCCTTTCTACATCGGCCCATTTATTATATTGAATCCAGCCTAAGGCCCATTTAGAACTAGTGAGATCGAGACGTAACCTTCTCAACCCAGACTCGAACCCGACACCTCCGGTTCTCAAATTTCTTGGTTTGTTGTTAACACGTACGAATGATACTTTCTATGGTGAATTGGTGATAGATAAAGCTTTCTGCGTCATATCTACAGGAATTAGATGTTGAGACAAGGCTTGAACAACTATTTTGAATGATTCTAGTTCGAAGCCATGACCCCTTGTGTAATTGTATAAGTTGAAACATTCCATCACATCTCAGTCAGTATTCTCTTTACCATTTTTTCATCCACCATCTAACAAAGGACGCTCAAAAGGAATCATCTTTATACAAAGGATGCAAACAAACAGCACAAACGTTGGGATAACTTTCAATATAAGATGAAAACACTGTTCGGTAACAACGACGCAGAAGACGAGACCAGATAAGGATAGAA
This genomic interval from Brassica oleracea var. oleracea cultivar TO1000 chromosome C2, BOL, whole genome shotgun sequence contains the following:
- the LOC106322833 gene encoding histone H2B.7-like, which produces MAPKAEKKPAEEKSKAEKAPAEKKPKAGKKLPKEAGAGAGGDKKKKMKKKSVETYKIYIFKVLKQVHPDIGISSKAMGIMNSFINDIFEKLAGEASKLARYNKKPTITSREIQTAVRLVLPGELAKHAVSEGTKAVTKFTSS